The Heliorestis convoluta genome includes the window CTGTACTTCCTCGAATGCTGTAAAAGTTGTGGCTACTTTGCCACAAGATAAGCCCCTATTATTTATTCCTGATCGCAACCTCGGTGACTGGGTTTCCCAAAAAACGGGTCGAGAAATGACCATGTGGCAAGGTTACTGTAACACCCATGATCGATTGACTGTAGAGGATGTTATAAAAGCCAAGGAAAAGTATCCTGAGGCTTCTTTTATAGCCCATCCCGAATGTCAACCTGATGTCGTAGCCATGGCTGACTTTGTAGCTTCTACGACAGGGTTGATTAACTATGCAGTCCAATCAGAAGCACAGTCTTTCATTATTGGAACTGAAGAAGGGATCTTGCATCAGCTGCGCAAAAAGGCACCAAATAAAAACTTTTATCTAGCCAGCCCGAAGTTGATATGTCCCAATATGAAATTAACAAGCCTAGAAAAAGTCCTCTGGTCTTTAGAAGAAATGGAACCTCGGATTACCGTTGATCCTGATGTCCGTGAAAAGGCTTTGTCTTCCTTGGAACGTATGCTGGCCATAGTGTAGCTCGTTTCAAGAGTTGAACTTTTTCAGAAAGCAGCTGCTGGTACGTACCAGTAGCTGCTGCTGTATTAAGGAGGCTTCTGCCGTGTTCCCTAGATACCTTGTGAAATGCGATCCTGCTACTTTATCATCCCATGAGACAGATTTTTTAATTGTCGGAAGCGGCATTGCAGGCTTATATACAGCCTTGAAAGCGGTTACTTATGGTCGAGTGACCATCCTGACAAAAAGAAAAGTATCGGACTCCAATACCCAGTTGGCCCAAGGTGGGATTGCAGCAGCCATTGGTCACCGTGATTCACCAACTTTGCATCTACAAGATACACTGATAGCTGGTGCGGGTTTAAACGATATAGAGGCTGTTAAAATCATGGTCAGCGAAGGACCTGGGCGGGTCGAAGAGTTGATTGCCATGGGTACGCAGTTTGACAAAATTGAAGGCGCCCTAGCACTTACCCGTGAAGGTGCCCATTCTCGTCGCCGTGTTCTTCACGCGAGCGGTGATGCCACAGGAGAAGAAATTCGTCGCTCTTTGTTTGACCAGTGCAAAAAACATAAGGACATAACGATTTTGGAAGGTACACAAGTATCTGATATATTGCGTAACAGAGAAGGTCATTGTATAGGTGTAGTGGCTTGGCATGCAGAGAAAGGGTTACACAAGTTTTGCGCTGCTGTGACCGTATTGGCGACAGGCGGAAATGGTCAATTATACAAGTACTCTACCAACCCCGAAGTCACGACAGGTGACGGTATTGCGGCTGCTTATCGAGCCGGCGCAGAAGTGATGGATTTGGAATTTATCCAGTTTCATCCCACAGCTTTGACTCAAAAAGGCATCCCGCCTTTTCTGATTTCCGAAGCAGTTCGAGGCGAAGGCGCCCAGTTGATTAATGCAGACGGGGTTCGCTTTATGCCAAAGTATCATCAACTTGCAGAATTAGCACCAAGGGATGTAGTGGCCCTTGCTATCTGGAAAGAAATGATGAACACAGGCGCATCTTCTGTGTTTTTAGACCTAGGCACCATGAAAACGAGTGACTTTGCAACACGCTTTCCTATGATTTACAAAACTTGTCGTTCTTTTGGCATCCATGTTCCAGAAGAGAAAATTCCTGTTGCTCCTGCGGCCCATTATCTGATGGGCGGTGTTCGTACCGATCTGAAAGGGAGAACTAACATTCCTCGGCTTTTTGCTTGTGGTGAAACAGCCTGCAATGGAGTCCATGGCGCCAATCGATTGGCATCTAATTCATTGTTAGAAGGGCTCGTATTCGGAAGCCACATTGTAGAAGCAGCGAAACCTTATCTAACAAAAAAACCGGCACAAGAAATTGCTCACTTTCCTTCTGATCAAGCCCTCTTTGAAACCTTGCCATCAGGAGAAGAGCCTTGTGAAGCAGAAAAAGTAGCACAAAAAATTCAAAAAGTTATGTGGGAGTCGGTAGGGCTTTGGCGTTCCGGCGATACTTTAAAGAAGGCCCACAGAGAGCTAGAAGAAATTAGTGTAGAACCGGCTCTTCATGGCACTGTCACAAGAGCTTTTGAAGCGGCTAATATGTTATTGTTAGGTCAATTAACGGTACGAGCTGCTGATTTGCGCAAAGAGAGTCGAGGCGGACATTACCGCGTCGATGAACCTGAAAGTAGGAGTCTATGCTGCGCCACATTATTCAAGTACTGTAATAGGCTAGGGGCCTTGCGAATAAAAAAGGAGTGGAAACAATTGGGTTTATTCGGCTCTGAGGTTCGTGAACTCGTCTCTCGGGCGCTACGAGAAGACATTGGCTATGGCGACTTAACGACATCAAGTTTGCTTCCGACTCAGATAACGACAAAAGCTTTCATTCATGTCAAAGAAGAAGGCGTAATCGCTGGTATTGATGTAGCGAAAGAAGTTTTTTTGACCCTTGATCCTTCTATTACTTTTGAGGCAAAAGTGGAAGACGGTCAAAAAGTAAAAGCCGGTGATGTCCTTGCAGAAGTATCCGGGACGGCTCGATCTATTTTAATGGCGGAAAGAGTGGCTCTAAACTTTTTACAGCATCTTTCGGGTATTGCCACTAAAACAGCCCGTTGTGTAGAAAAAATAACCTATTATCAGGCCAGAATTGTCGATACACGTAAAACGACGCCTGGCCTAAGAGTCTTAGAAAAACATGCTGTGCGCATGGGTGGCGGCAAGAACCATCGCTTTGGCTTATTTGATGGAGCGTTGTTAAAAGACAACCATATTCGCTTAGCCGGTGGAATTCAACAAGCTGTAAGCCAGGCTCGTCAATCCATTCCTCATACGGTGAAAATTGAAGTTGAAGTAGAAGATCTTACAGCCGTCACAGAAGCTTTAGAAGCAAAAGCAGACATTATTATGCTAGATAATATGTCTCTAGATATGATGAAAGAAGCAGTGCGTCTCATTGGTGGAAAAGCGATCATTGAAGCATCAGGAAGTATTACAGAAGATAATATTGTAGAAGTTGCAAAAACAGGCGTTCACTTTATTTCTATGGGCGCTTTGACGCATACAGTAAAAGCCTTAGATATTAGCCTTGATGTAGAAATGATAAAGAAAGGAAACCGCCATGGCCAAACAGGAGATTCTGAAAGCGCTGAAAGAAGCCTCTAGTTATATCTCCGGCGAAGAAATAAGTCGTAGCCTGGGCATGTCTCGTTCGGCCGTGTGGAAGCATATTCGTTCTCTGCGACAAGAAGGATATCAAATTGAGGCTCATACCAGGTTAGGCTATAAATTACAAAAGGTTTCCAAGTACTTGCTGCCGGAGGAAGTTTTGCCACAACTTCAGACGAGCGACTTCGGACGAAATTACCATTTTTATCATAGCCTTGGTTCTAGCAACGATACAGCGAAACATCTGGCAAGAGAAGGCGCCACAGAAGGAACAGTTGTACTTGCAGAAGAGCAAAATGCCGGTAAGGGTCGACTCGGGCGTCCCTGGCACTCTCCAGCAGGTCTGGGTCTCTATTTTTCCTTAATTATAAGACCAAGCATTCCCCTCGCCTTGGCACCACAAGTTACCTTGCTGACAGCCGTAAGTATTTGCAAAACTCTTGAAAAGCTCGATCTTGAGCCTACGATCAAATGGCCCAATGACGTCTTGCTAGAAGGCAAAAAAGTGTGTGGTATCTTAACAGAGTTAAGTGCTGAAATGGATGGAATCAAATATCTGATTATAGGCATTGGTATCAACGTAAATCATAGGCTGCAAGACTTTCCTGATTCTGTGGCTCATAAAGCTACATCTATAAACATTGTGTCTGGTCAAGAAATAGACAGAGTGCTCTTTTTGAATAAACTCCTGATCACGTTAGAAGAAGATTATAGGCACTGGTTGGAACAAGACTTTTCTCCCTTTCGACAAGAATGGTTACAAAGAGCAGCGGGCTTGGGAGAAAAAGTTCGTGTACTGACTGGTACCGTTGAATGGACAGGTCGATTGGAAGGAATCGATGACATGGGAGCATTGCTTCTTCGTAATGAAGCGGGTGAACTGCAACATCTCATGAGTGGAGAAGTAACACTGCGTCCGGAAGGAAGAGAAGATTATGATTTTGGTCATTGATGTAGGAAATAGCCATATGCTTCTGGGTCTTTTCAGCATGAAAGGCAAAGCAGAACTTCTCTATCACTGGAAATTATCGACCGATCCAGCTCGTACAGCTGATGAGTATGCCATTCAGATCCGCAACCTCTTTCGCTTTGCCCAGATCGATCATGGGGCTGTAACAGGAATGGTTATCTCTTCAGTTGTACCTCCCTTAATGCCTACTTTAGAGCGGATGTGCGAAAGCTACTTTCAAATTAAGCCTCTTATCATCGGACCAGGAATCAGTACAGGGATGACCATAGGAATGGAAAATCCAAATGAAATAGGCGCCGATCGCATTGTCAATGCCGTAGCGGCCTATGAACAATATGGTGGTCCCTTGATTGTTGTTGACTTTGGTACAGCTATGACTTTTTGTGCTATATCAGCAGAAGGGGAATACTTAGGCGGTGCCATAGCACCAGGCTTGATGGTAGCGACAGAAGCTCTTTTTGCTAGAGCCTCGAAATTGCCGCGCATCGAACTGACCAAGCCACCGATGGTTATTGGAAAAAGTACCATTCAAGGCATGCAGTCGGGAATTCTTTATGGTTTTGCAGGTCAAATCGATGGCATTGTAAGCGAGATGAAAAAAGAGTTAGGCGAAAAAAGTCGTGTCATCGCCACGGGTGAAAGTGCTGAATTGATTGCGCCGGAGACAGAGCATATCGATATTGTTGATCCTCTTTTGACACTGCAAGGCTTGCGCATTATTTATCAAAGAACCTTAGAAGATAAGGAAGAGGGCAAGAACTTTTGTACGAACAAGCATTAAAAGGGCAGGTCAAAGAAGTACGACCGCTGCACATTGGTCCCTATCGAATTACGGCGCCTTTTGTAGGGGCACCCATGGCTGGTGTTACAGATAAGCCTTTTCGGTCCGTCTTACAAGATCATAACTGCCCCCTTCTTTTTACAGAGATGATTTCTGACAAAGCGCTCACCTATGGCAATACCAATACTTTAGAGCTACTAGACATTTCAGGTGAAAAAAGACCGATAGCAGTCCAGATATTTGGCTCAGACCCAGACTTTATGGCCAAAGCAGCAGAACTTGTAGAAAAGCATGAGCCTTCTATCATTGACATAAATATGGGCTGCCCTGCACCTAAGATTGTGCGCAATCAAGAAGGCTCTTGTTTGCTCAAAATGCCAGAGCGGGCTGTAGAGATTGCGCAAGCTGTTGTTAAAGCCGTGCAAGTGCCAGTAACTGTGAAAATGCGAACAGGTTGGTCTAAAGGACAGATTGTTGCACCGGAATTGGCTAAAAGGCTTGAAGATGTAGGTGTACAAGCTATCACCTTGCATGGTAGAACAAGAGATATGTTCTATTCAGGAAAAGCGGACTGGTCTTTAATTCAGCAAACAGCAGAAGCCATATCGATTCCCCTGATCGGGAATGGAGATATATGGGAGCCGGAAGATGCTTTGCGAATGCTAGAGGAAACAGGTTGCGCTGGTGTAATGATCGGTCGAGGAATGATGGGAAATCCTTGGATTTTTTCTCGCCTTCTGCAGTGGATGGAAACAGGCAACATGCCACCGCCGCCAACAGCCCTAGAGCGAATTGAACAAGCTCTGATTCACCTAGAACGAATGGTGAAGCAAAAGGGAGAATACCGCGGGGTCCGAGAAATGCGCAGTCACATCGCCTGGTACCTAAAAGGCATAGCCGGAGCCTCTAAGGTGCGCTCTGCCGTAAATGAAGCGCCTGACTATGACGCAGTTGTTTCTTTGTTGAAAGACTATAGAAAGCGCATGGAAGCATCTTTATGATAGGGCAAAAGAATTCAACTCAACAAAAAAAGAGCCACCTGCATCTCTTTGCAGGTGGCTCTTTTTTTGTTGTTTTTACCGCTTAAAAAGCTCCGCTTCCGTAACACGCTCGAGCTTGATTTGTGGTACATCGCGATAAATACGAGAAAATTCTTCAAAATCCATCGGCTTTGGCAAGACACCCTGCCGTGTTGGCAATTGCTTAACAATGTCTTGGAACAGCTGATCGTAAGGAGTGACGTCACTGATCAACTGAAAAGCTGCGTTTAGCTTGGCTACTTCAGGGTTGTTAGGGATTTTGGCTAGAACAGGAATTTGTGCCTGGTTACAGAACTGCTCTGCATAGCCTGTGCCATCGTCTTTATTAATAATCATACCCATAATTCGAGATTTTCCTCCCAATTGGGCAAAGGAAGAGACGGCATGACAAATGTTATTGGCGACATAAAGCGACTGATGATCATTGCCAGCCACTAAAATGATAGATTTGGCAATCGACTTGCTGATGGGAACGCCAAAGCCACCGCAGACGACGTCGCCGAGAAAGTCTAGAAAGACATAGTCAAAATCCCACTTGTATAATCCCATTCTTTCTAAAAGCTCAAAGCCTAGAGAAATACCACGGCCGCCGCAACCAATGGCGACTTCAGGGCCTCCGATTTCTAAGCCATAGACGCCTCGGCTCTTGAAGACAATATCTTCAATGGATGGTGTTGGTTCTACTTCATCAGAATCTTCTTGTAAATGAGCCCAATACTCTAAGAGGGTAGGCAAGTTGACACCGTTAAAAAGAATTACAGTAGAATCATGCTTGGGATCGCAGCCAATCTGAAGGACCCTTTTTTGGATGCGAGCAGCACTGTTAGAAAGGTTTGAAATGATAAAGCTCTTACCACTACCGCCTTTGCCGTAGATGGCATAGAAGTTTTTTTCTGACATGGGAGCCTCCTCCGTTTTACTCGAGCTTAGAGCCTATCGAGGTGTCTTTTCAAGCCCAGTACAATAATAAAGTTGGTAATGGTTAAGCCAAACTCGGAAAGGCCGTGCAACCAATCGATATGACCGAGTCCTGGCTCTCCTAAAATCATTACAGCATAATAGCCGGCTCCTGCTGTAAAGAAGACAAAGCCGATTAAGGAGAAGAAGCCAACGACGGTCGTCTTGTTGATCAGAGACTTATCGAGCTTGTAAATTTTATAGATACAATAGAGGAAAAAGAAGTAGGGAATGATAGACAGTGTCATCACAAGATCGGCCATTTTAGGTTCGATAGGTCATTCCTCCCCTCTTCACATAACGATCTGACAAAGATCGCAGGTAGAGGTAACCCCAGATAGCAAAGCTAACACTGCCTAAAAAAGTTAGATAGCCTTGAATGTCACTGAGCCATTGTACAGTATCGTGGGTAAGGTGGTAAAAGATGGCGAAGAAACCGCTTAACAGATAAGGGATCATAGCGATAGGCATGCGACGAAACCAGACATTGTCGGCTTTTTTTCCAATAGCATAGAAAAGAATCATAGCAAGAGCCCATTCAACCAGACTGGCTATGTGCACGATCCAAGTAGGAAGAGAAAGATGATCTAACACTGTGCTTCTCCCCTCCTATCGCTTAAAACGGCTAAAGACGACATCTACATCTTCAGGAAGCACATATTCACGGAACTTTTCTTTAGCAATCTTTTCGCTTTCAACTTTAAGCATTTTGGAGGCACTGACACGTACGAAGAAGGGAACTCTCTTGAGGACAACGTCCATATGCTTCAAAGCTTCTTCCGACCATTTGACTTCTCTAGCAATCGATTGTCCTTTGAGTTCTTCTTCCCACTCTTTTCTTGCTGTTTCTCGCTCTTGGCGACGCTTTTCTTTCTCTGTGTCATATTCAATATGAATATGGCTGTAGAGAATGTCAAAAAGTTCGTTACTTACGATTTGCGTGAGATACATAACACCGGCGTAGCCCATAAAAGGTGTGCCTGTAGAGCGGCAGACAATCGGCATGGGATGGGCTGCTGGAATAAAGCGAGTCGAAAGGATATGTTCAGTTATATATACTTTTTCGTTAATACTGCCGAAAAAGAGGGTCGGTGTATTTTCAAGAAGTGCGGCTTCAATATCAAGCGCTTTTTTGGACTTCCAGCGATCTGTTTTAACAGCAGAGATGGCTTCTTCAAAGCCCAGTTCGTCTCGTAAGAAAGTTGTTAAACCTTCTGCGTAGCTACGATGGGTATAGACGCCAAAAGAGCTAGTACGAAAGATATCCTGATGAGGAGAGCGCCATACATCCCAGAACCCTTGCAAGGTTGTTCGCTTTTCTTCTGCAATAAAAGCTTGGGCTTCTTTTTCTAGACCAAGCAAGCGTCCCAATTCTTCGATAAATTCAGTCGTTGCTGCAATGCCAATAGGCCCAAAAAGCATGGGTTTGCCCAAGGCTTTTGCTAAACCTTCACCGTATTCTTTATACATAACAATGTTTACAGCGCCATCATCGAGACGGGTAATATCGTTAAGAGAACACTCAAAAGGAAGAGCTACATTAATCTCGGCTCCAATACTTTTAACAATTCGCTTTATTTCGGCAAAGTCAGCATAGGCGTTAAAGTTGCCAAAAGTAGGACCGATAATGTTAACGAGCGGTTTCGTACTTTGGATACTCTCTTGTGGAGGTAGTTTGGGGCGGACACGGTTGTATAGATAGAGCAAAGTATCTTCACGAGCCTGGTAGTCATCCACATCAAGGGAGGCTGTATTGATGTACCAGACACGACGGCCTTCAATCTCAGCCTCTAACATGGCGCCTTCACTGGATATGATTTCGCTTTCCTGGCAAGATAGGATGAAGATATCATCATAGCGTTCTAGTAGCTCACCGCAAAGCTTTTTTAATTTGTGAAGTGTTCCATCAAGAGCTACATCTTTTTCTAAAATATGAGTGGCAAAAACATTTTGAAGATAGGGAATGGCGTCTGTATAGTTTAAGGCTGAATCAATGGGTACATAGTGACAACCTATGGGACCGTCAATAACAAGACAGAAGTTTCCTTTCATGGGAGCCAAGACAGCAATCGCACCCCAGTAACCATTGGCTAGATCAACGTCACGCATCATTTGCATCGTTATTCGCGCTCCTTCCTGCTCATGGTGTGAGTATGACTGCCAGCAAAGCAGGATGAATCATTACTACTTGGGCAGAGGTGGGCTTGCACATCTTGTACGGGAATGGAGCGAGGCATATCAAAGTCCTGGAAAAAGCTGCGCACTTTATTCAATGAAGGACTTGTTTGCAGAAGACGGTGCATTAAAGAGAGTACGTTTTCAGCGCCGTGGGCCAAGAAGGTGGGTCTTGCGGCGATGAGATTGGTAAAATATACGGAAGCGCTTCCTAATTCTTTGCCCATTCCTGCAACGTCTGTAGCAGCTAAGGCGATATGAGGTTTGTATTCTTTGACAGCCATTAAATCATCAGCGGCAGACTTGCGGAATTTCACATGGATGCCTCGCTCTTTTAGCCAACTTAGGTCGGGTTCGCAAAGATTGGACTTGCCTATGGACGTTGACACATAAGGTACGTCAGCACCAGCTTCAACGAGGAGTCTTGCGATAAGAAGTTCAATACCTTCATAGCCTGCGACGAGGATGCGATACCCTTTTAAGTTCAGAGGGCCTGAAAGTACTTTTTGAATCGCATCGCGCTCTTCTAGCGCAATTTTTTCCGCTTTTCTGCTATCTACATTGGCTTTCGCAGCAAAAGCTTTGATCCAGTCATATGTACATTCTGCGCCTACAGGTGCGCTAGTAACAGTCGCTATGGCCATTTCATCAAACTGCTTGACTGTTCTTGTGTAGAAGGGATGAAGACAAGCCAGCGTAGAAACGTTCAGTGCTTTCCGAAAATCATTGATATCCTTACTTGGAACATTCGCTCTGTATTTCAGGCCCATTTTCTCTACCAATTGCTCAATGGCAATGGTATCGGCAGGAAAGACTTCACCAAGGGATGCAACGGTACCAGGCTCTTTGAGCTTGTGATCGCCCTGTTGTCGTAGCTTCTTAAAAATGCCGTCAATAGAAACATCTTTGGCTTCAGCGTGACTGCGTGTTCCAAAGCCTGTAATACTTAAAGGAATGATTTCTGGGATCTGACGGGCCATTTCATCGATATCTAGGCCAACTGTTGTAGCAACGCAAAGATTAATCACAGGTACAAACTCTGGCTTTTCTTTTTCAATCATTTCTTGAACGGCCCCAACGAGCTTATGTTGAAGGTTGCGATCAGCAAAGTCGAGGGAATAGAGCAGTGGGGCATAGGTTGATTTGCGGGCTGCATAAAAGTGTGAAAGAAAGTTAAGGCCATAGTAGCAACCGTGATTGCCTAATAAAACGGGAAGAAAACCTTCTAATCGAGTTAAGATACGTAACCCACCAAAAGCGGGACAGGGACTTTGGGTGGCCAATTTAATAGACTTGATTGGCTCCATTTACCCATCTCCTTTATTGTAGAGTGATAGGAAGTAAAACCGTATAAAAATAGTAGCTTGAGAATGAAAATTCTATTTCACCCTGTTAAACACTATTTAAAACCATAGGTCTTTAAAATGCAAGTGAAATGTCTTATTCATAACAGAACTTATAGAGAAAAAGACAGAGAGAATAGATTCCTTGTAGATATTTCATAGTGATGCTAAAAAAAAGTTCCCAAAATTAGCAGTTTACTTGTGAAGTTTTGAATATTCCTTATTTTTTGTTGAAAATGGAAGAAATCCTATCTTATAATAAGCGAAGACGGCTCAAATAGGGATAGGGGGTAGGGTATAGGGAGATCGAGGCTATTAATACAAGTGATAATTAATACATACACAGGGGGTAGTGACAATTATGGAAAGAGAGAGTCGAACAGAGAAAAATTTAATGCGCTCTCTTGTACTTTCTTTGGCTGTCGTTTTAATCCTAGGGGTGCTTCTTACAGGCTGTGCAACTCAGCCAACAGGGAGTGGACAGAAAAGCCCTAGCGATGAGCCGATTGAACTTGGTGATTACATTATTTTAGCATGGCAAACCATTGGTATGAAATGTACAAGTGACAATGATGCTTGGTTCAGTTTCCATACACCAGGCAATGATATGTGGGCGCAGGTTATCAAGCGAGGTGATCCACCTGTTGTTGTAACAGAAGGCATTACATTAACCTATGAGGCGCCAGAAGATCATCGAGATCCTTCTAAAACCTTAAACTTTTGGGAGTATGCTCCTATCACGTTAGGGGAAGAGATCCCTGTCAATGTAGGTAAAAGAGGCAAAGCAGCCGATCAAGGTACTCTTGAGGTGAATGAAGACAAAAGCGCCTGGACGGCGATTGGAATTCCTATTTCTCCCTATAATGATCGCGGTGAAGTTAATGCCTATCCTATGTTTACAGTAACGGCTACCGACGAGGTGACAGGACAAGTACTGGCGCAAACAAAAGTTGCCATGCCTGTAAGTGCCGAGCTTGGTTGCTATCTCTGTCATGGCGGCACCACCAAAAATCCTGGTATTGGCTTGGCCGACGAAACAGCAAAAAATATTTTAGCAGCCCATGACAAAAACACTGGAACAAATTTATTAGCAGAAGCAGAAGCCGGCAAACCTCAATATTGTCTAGACTGTCATGCTGCTGCCAACGTAGGCGCTCCTGGGAAGCCTGAAGTACTTTCTATGTCAGCAGCTTTACATGGCAAACATGCGCAGTATATTCAAGGCGGCACTGTCGACTCCTGTGGTGTTTGTCATCCTTCTTCCCATAGAGGAGATGTTTACTGTCAACGAGATGTACACAGAGGTTTTGGACTAGACTGCATGGACTGTCACGGCACCTTACCTCAACATGCTGCTTCTGTGTTGTCCAATGAACTGCATAAACCGGCAGCGCAAAAGTCACTAGAGCGACTTTTACCTTTCCTTGGTGACGTAGAACCGGTTGCTCGTGGTCACTGGCTCAACCAACCGGATTGTCTTTCTTGTCACGGTCCCGATCACCAGAAGGCAAGTTTTGACGCATCTTCTTACAATCAGTGGATTTTTGAAAGAGACGAGCTGTACCGATTTCAGATGTCTGATAACGGTGATCTAATGTGTGCTTCTTGCCATGGCTCGCCCCATGTTATTTATCCAGCTACCACAGTATTTGGCTACGATCAGATCAACTATCAGCCAGAAACATATCAAGGCTTCGCAGGTCCTATCGGTGCCAATGGTAATTGCTCCGTTTGTCACACAGCGTCTGTAACAGGTGACTGGCATCACAAGAACCAGGAACAACCTTTTATTGCCCCTTCTTTTGCCAACGACCCCAAGAGATAACAATTTATTTTGTTATAAAAGCGAAGAAGAGTTCTGTGCATTGGCGCGGAGCTCTTCTTCGCTTCTTTGATTTGTTTCTGTGAATAGACTATGGAAAGCGGAGGTATTGATAATGATGAGGATAATCGGGAACAAAAGGAGAAGTTTGCATGCCTCTTGTATCACTCAATGGTGTTTCTCTCTATTATGAAGTGCATGGTCATGGTTTGCCGCTCGTTTTTATTCCCGGTATCGCTGTATCTCACGGTATGTGGGCGCCGCAGCGAGATAGTTTTTGCAAAAGTCATCAAGTCATCCTATACGATGTAAGAGGAACAGGGCGATCAAGTTCTTTAACTTGGTCTTGTCAGGTAGAAGACCTAAGCCGAGATTTATCTCAATTGTTGTATCATTTAGGAATCAAGAAAGCAGCGATTTGTGGACTCTCTTTTGGAGGAGTCATTGCCCAGCGTTTTGCATTAGATTATCCGCAAAAATGTGGCGCTTTAATTTTAGTAGATACATTTAGCGAGCTAAGCCCTCGAGATTTAGAAGAAGGTGCACTATGGCTTATGACATGGCTCGCCTCTCCCATGTTTTTAATGCCTAAGCCATGGCTAACGAAAATGGTTCTTTCCTACTATCGTCATTGGCCTTTGGCTGTACATTGCTTAGAAAAAGAAATGCAAAAAGTACGAGGACTTGATGCGATGAAGACTCGCTGGTTAGTAAGAAAGGTGAATTATACAGAAGAACTTCGCTCTATTTCATGTCCGTGCTTGGGTATTGTAGGCGATCGATCCAACCTGGCAATTCGACTGATGGAAAAAATTACCAATGCCATTGGAGGTGCAACGTTACAGGTTGTTCCTCAAGCTTTTGATCCTACTTCGCTCTCACAAAGAGAAGCTTTTGATAAGCTAGTAAGTCAATTTTTATTTCGTCATTGGTATAGTCTTCCCTAC containing:
- a CDS encoding DUF2499 domain-containing protein; this translates as MLDHLSLPTWIVHIASLVEWALAMILFYAIGKKADNVWFRRMPIAMIPYLLSGFFAIFYHLTHDTVQWLSDIQGYLTFLGSVSFAIWGYLYLRSLSDRYVKRGGMTYRT
- a CDS encoding nitrogenase component 1; the protein is MQMMRDVDLANGYWGAIAVLAPMKGNFCLVIDGPIGCHYVPIDSALNYTDAIPYLQNVFATHILEKDVALDGTLHKLKKLCGELLERYDDIFILSCQESEIISSEGAMLEAEIEGRRVWYINTASLDVDDYQAREDTLLYLYNRVRPKLPPQESIQSTKPLVNIIGPTFGNFNAYADFAEIKRIVKSIGAEINVALPFECSLNDITRLDDGAVNIVMYKEYGEGLAKALGKPMLFGPIGIAATTEFIEELGRLLGLEKEAQAFIAEEKRTTLQGFWDVWRSPHQDIFRTSSFGVYTHRSYAEGLTTFLRDELGFEEAISAVKTDRWKSKKALDIEAALLENTPTLFFGSINEKVYITEHILSTRFIPAAHPMPIVCRSTGTPFMGYAGVMYLTQIVSNELFDILYSHIHIEYDTEKEKRRQERETARKEWEEELKGQSIAREVKWSEEALKHMDVVLKRVPFFVRVSASKMLKVESEKIAKEKFREYVLPEDVDVVFSRFKR
- a CDS encoding nitrogenase component 1 — translated: MEPIKSIKLATQSPCPAFGGLRILTRLEGFLPVLLGNHGCYYGLNFLSHFYAARKSTYAPLLYSLDFADRNLQHKLVGAVQEMIEKEKPEFVPVINLCVATTVGLDIDEMARQIPEIIPLSITGFGTRSHAEAKDVSIDGIFKKLRQQGDHKLKEPGTVASLGEVFPADTIAIEQLVEKMGLKYRANVPSKDINDFRKALNVSTLACLHPFYTRTVKQFDEMAIATVTSAPVGAECTYDWIKAFAAKANVDSRKAEKIALEERDAIQKVLSGPLNLKGYRILVAGYEGIELLIARLLVEAGADVPYVSTSIGKSNLCEPDLSWLKERGIHVKFRKSAADDLMAVKEYKPHIALAATDVAGMGKELGSASVYFTNLIAARPTFLAHGAENVLSLMHRLLQTSPSLNKVRSFFQDFDMPRSIPVQDVQAHLCPSSNDSSCFAGSHTHTMSRKERE
- a CDS encoding alpha/beta fold hydrolase; translation: MPLVSLNGVSLYYEVHGHGLPLVFIPGIAVSHGMWAPQRDSFCKSHQVILYDVRGTGRSSSLTWSCQVEDLSRDLSQLLYHLGIKKAAICGLSFGGVIAQRFALDYPQKCGALILVDTFSELSPRDLEEGALWLMTWLASPMFLMPKPWLTKMVLSYYRHWPLAVHCLEKEMQKVRGLDAMKTRWLVRKVNYTEELRSISCPCLGIVGDRSNLAIRLMEKITNAIGGATLQVVPQAFDPTSLSQREAFDKLVSQFLFRHWYSLPYSTVVTSSRPFT